One segment of Triticum aestivum cultivar Chinese Spring chromosome 2A, IWGSC CS RefSeq v2.1, whole genome shotgun sequence DNA contains the following:
- the LOC123190899 gene encoding bZIP transcription factor 27, producing the protein MEELWKDMSLCTTPPALQSHHLHSPAAAPYRGAAHPQDYLAGAVPQPPRTPPPHTALTLEFTCPGGTGAANSATSSGDDPAGCHFGLSASGGASKRAAVQPVAGGDRRQRRMIKNRESAARSRARKQACTNEMELELAQLRRENRMLIQREQDFINDRLAKAAQAPVPDCSSGSTSSTLQQKQQRQKQRCRSAPPP; encoded by the exons ATGGAGGAGCTGTGGAAGGATATGTCGCTGTGCACCACCCCGCCCGCGCTACAGTCTCACCACCTCCACTCCCCGGCCGCCGCTCCCTACCGCGGCGCCGCCCACCCCCAGGACTACCTCGCCGGCGCCGTTCCGCAGCCTCCCCGCACGCCGCCGCCTCACACGGCGCTCACCCTGGAGTTCACCTGCCCCGGGGGGACCGGCGCTGCCAACTCGGCCACCAGCTCCGGCGACGACCCAGCCGGCTGTCACTTTGGCTTATCCGCGTCCGGAGGCGCCAGCAAGAGAGCCGCTGTGCAGCCAGTGGCGGGCGGCGACCGGCGGCAGCGCCGGATGATCAAGAACCGGGAGTCGGCGGCGCGGTCGCGAGCGCGGAAACAGGCCTGCACCAACGAGATGGAGCTGGAGCTGGCGCAGCTGCGCCGGGAGAACAGGATGCTAATCCAGCGCGAGCAGGACTTCATCAAC GATCGTTTGGCGAAGGCGGCGCAGGCACCCGTCCCAGACTGCAGCAGCGGGAGCACTAGTAGTACGCTCCAGCAGAAGCAGCAGCGGCAGAAGCAGAGGTGCCGCTCCGCCCCTCCACCATGA
- the LOC123190901 gene encoding bZIP transcription factor 27 isoform X1: protein MDELWKDMSLCSTPPALQSHHLHSPAAAPYRGAAYSQDYLAGAVPQPPATPPPHTALTYLGGIGDDPAGCHFGFSASGGGSRRAVVQPAVGGDRRQRRMVKNRESAARSRARKQAHTNEMEQELEQLRRENRMLIQREQDFINLAENAGMQDRLAKAVQVDVPDCSSRNTSSTLQQQQRCRSAPAP from the exons ATGGATGAGCTGTGGAAGGACATGTCGCTCTGCTCCACCCCGCCCGCGCTACAGTCTCACCATCTCCACTCCCCAGCCGCCGCTCCCTACCGCGGCGCTGCCTACTCCCAGGACTACCTCGCCGGCGCCGTTCCACAGCCGCCCGCCACGCCGCCTCCTCACACGGCGCTCACCTACCTCGGGGGGATCGGCGACGACCCAGCCGGCTGCCACTTTGGCTTCTCCGCGTCCGGAGGCGGCAGCAGGAGGGCCGTGGTCCAGCCGGCGGTGGGCGGCGACCGGCGGCAGCGCCGGATGGTCAAGAACCGGGAGTCGGCGGCGCGGTCGCGGGCGCGGAAGCAAGCCCACACCAACGAGATGGAGCAGGAGCTGGAGCAGCTGCGCCGGGAGAACAGGATGCTAATCCAGCGCGAGCAGGACTTCATCAAC CTAGCTGAAAATGCTGGTATGCAGGATCGTTTGGCGAAGGCGGTTCAGGTAGACGTCCCCGACTGCAGCAGCAGGAACACTAGTAGTACCCTCCAGCAGCAGCAGAGGTGCCGCTCCGCCCCTGCACCATGA
- the LOC123190901 gene encoding bZIP transcription factor 27 isoform X2, with amino-acid sequence MDELWKDMSLCSTPPALQSHHLHSPAAAPYRGAAYSQDYLAGAVPQPPATPPPHTALTYLGGIGDDPAGCHFGFSASGGGSRRAVVQPAVGGDRRQRRMVKNRESAARSRARKQAHTNEMEQELEQLRRENRMLIQREQDFINDRLAKAVQVDVPDCSSRNTSSTLQQQQRCRSAPAP; translated from the exons ATGGATGAGCTGTGGAAGGACATGTCGCTCTGCTCCACCCCGCCCGCGCTACAGTCTCACCATCTCCACTCCCCAGCCGCCGCTCCCTACCGCGGCGCTGCCTACTCCCAGGACTACCTCGCCGGCGCCGTTCCACAGCCGCCCGCCACGCCGCCTCCTCACACGGCGCTCACCTACCTCGGGGGGATCGGCGACGACCCAGCCGGCTGCCACTTTGGCTTCTCCGCGTCCGGAGGCGGCAGCAGGAGGGCCGTGGTCCAGCCGGCGGTGGGCGGCGACCGGCGGCAGCGCCGGATGGTCAAGAACCGGGAGTCGGCGGCGCGGTCGCGGGCGCGGAAGCAAGCCCACACCAACGAGATGGAGCAGGAGCTGGAGCAGCTGCGCCGGGAGAACAGGATGCTAATCCAGCGCGAGCAGGACTTCATCAAC GATCGTTTGGCGAAGGCGGTTCAGGTAGACGTCCCCGACTGCAGCAGCAGGAACACTAGTAGTACCCTCCAGCAGCAGCAGAGGTGCCGCTCCGCCCCTGCACCATGA